The Arachis hypogaea cultivar Tifrunner chromosome 14, arahy.Tifrunner.gnm2.J5K5, whole genome shotgun sequence genome has a segment encoding these proteins:
- the LOC112744412 gene encoding plasma membrane ATPase 1 isoform X2 — MELEAIIREQVDLENIPIEEVFENLKCTKEGLTSDQVKERLDLFGHNKLEEKKESKILKFLGFMWNPLSWVMEAAAIMAIAMAHGGGEGWDYQDFTGIVILLLVNSTISFIEENNAGNAAAALMARLAPKAKVLRDGKWSEEDASVLVPGDIISIKLGDIIPADARLLEGDPLKIDQSALTGESLPVSKHPGDGVYSGSTCKQGEIEAVVIATGVHTFFGKAAHLVENTTHVGHFQKVLQSIGNFCICSIATGMLIEIIVIYGPQQRKYRVGIDNLLVLLIGGIPIAMPTVLSVTMAIGSHKLSQQGAITKRMTAIEEMAGMDVLCSDKTGTLTLNKLTVDKNLIEVFADGVNQDMVILMAARASRLENQDAIDCAIVSMLADPKEARAGITEIHFLPFNPTDKRTALTYTDAAGKMHRVSKGAPEQILNLAHKKSEIAHRVHAIIDKFAERGLRSLAVARQEVPEGTKESLGGPWEFVGLLPLFDPPRHDSAETIRRALNLGVSVKMITGDQLAIAKETGRRLGMGSNMYPSSSLLGESKDNFASVPVDDLIENADGFAGVFPEHKYEIVKRLQARKHICGMTGDGVNDAPALKIADIGIAVADATDAARSASDIVLTEPGLSVIISAVLTSRAIFQRMKNYTIYAVSITIRIVVGFMLLTCIWEFNFPPFMVLVIAILNDGTIMTISKDRVKPSPSPDSWKLSEIFATGIVLGGYLALMTVIFFWAAYKTHFFPNQFDVRHLHEDLHGPPTHEESKMLGAAIYLQVSIISQALIFVTRSRGWSYTERPGVLLMIAFVIAQLIATIVSALLSWELAGIKAIGWGWTGIIWVYSIITYLFLDPIKFAVRYALSGRAWNLVVDKHTAFINKNDFGREAREAQWAAEQRTLHGLQSADMKVEKHTFREINTLADEAKRRAEIARMRELHTLKGRVETMGKLKGLDVDAINSHYTV; from the exons GAAAGTAAAATACTCAAGTTTTTGGGGTTTATGTGGAATCCACTGTCATGGGTCATGGAAGCTGCTGCTATCATGGCCATTGCCATGGCTCATGGAGGG GGAGAAGGTTGGGATTATCAAGATTTTACGGGCATTGTTATACTGCTACTTGTAAACTCCACAATCAGTTTCATAGAAGAAAACAATGCTGGTAATGCAGCAGCAGCACTCATGGCAAGATTGGCCCCAAAAGCAAAG GTACTCCGTGATGGAAAATGGAGCGAAGAAGATGCATCGGTGTTGGTTCCTGGAGACATAATCAGCATCAAGCTAGGTGACATCATTCCTGCCGACGCACGCCTCCTTGAAGGAGATCCTTTGAAGATCGATCAG TCTGCTCTTACTGGAGAGTCACTTCCTGTTTCAAAACATCCTGGAGATGGAGTATATTCTGGTTCAACATGCAAGCAAGGAGAAATTGAAGCAGTAGTTATTGCAACTGGAGTTCACACATTCTTCGGAAAGGCGGCGCATCTTGTGGAAAACACCACACATGTTGGACATTTCCAGAAG GTTTTGCAATCTATTGGGAACTTCTGCATCTGTTCCATTGCTACTGGAATGCTCATTGAAATCATAGTGATATATGGCCCGCAGCAAAGGAAATACCGAGTTGGTATCGATAACCTCCTTGTGTTACTGATTGGCGGTATCCCTATTGCGATGCCAACTGTCCTTTCAGTTACAATGGCTATTGGTTCACACAAATTGTCTCAGCAG GGTGCTATAACAAAGAGAATGACTGCAATTGAAGAAATGGCCGGAATGGATGTTCTATGCAGTGATAAAACAGGCACATTAACTCTCAACAAGCTTACAGTGGACAAGAATCTAATTGAG GTCTTTGCTGATGGAGTTAATCAGGACATGGTTATACTTATGGCTGCAAGGGCATCAAGGCTAGAGAACCAAGATGCAATTGATTGTGCAATTGTATCTATGTTAGCAGACCCAAAGGAG GCACGAGCTGGAATAACTGAAATTCACTTCCTTCCATTCAATCCAACAGATAAAAGAACTGCACTTACATACACCGATGCTGCTGGCAAGATGCACAGGGTTAGCAAAGGTGCACCAGAGCAG ATTCTCAACCTTGCACACAAGAAGTCGGAAATTGCACATAGGGTACATGCAATTATTGACAAATTTGCCGAACGTGGCCTTCGCTCGCTGGCTGTTGCCCGCCAG GAAGTACCTGAGGGAACCAAAGAAAGTTTAGGGGGTCCGTGGGAATTTGTCGGCCTACTCCCACTATTTGATCCTCCCCGCCACGATAGCGCTGAAACGATCAGAAGAGCTCTTAATCTTGGTGTGAGTGTCAAAATGATCACTG GTGATCAGCTTGCAATTGCTAAGGAAACAGGAAGGCGTCTTGGAATGGGCTCTAACATGTATCCTTCTTCGTCACTGCTAGGAGAAAGCAAAGATAATTTTGCTTCTGTTCCTGTCGATGATCTTATAGAGAATGCAGATGGTTTTGCTGGTGTCTTTCCTG AGCACAAATATGAGATTGTAAAGAGGTTACAAGCTAGAAAGCACATTTGTGGGATGACTGGTGATGGAGTGAATGATGCACCGGCTTTGAAGATAGCCGACATAGGTATCGCTGTAGCAGATGCCACAGACGCTGCAAGAAGTGCCTCTGACATAGTTCTAACAGAACCTGGGTTGAGTGTGATCATAAGTGCTGTTTTAACTAGCCGTGCAATTTTCCAAAGAATGAAAAACTACACA aTATATGCTGTATCTATCACCATTCGTATTGTG GTTGGCTTTATGTTACTCACATGCATTTGGGAATTCAACTTTCCTCCCTTTATGGTTCTTGTCATAGCCATTCTCAACGATG GTACCATCATGACAATATCTAAAGATAGGGTTAAGCCTTCTCCAAGTCCTGATAGTTGGAAGCTGAGTGAGATTTTTGCAACTGGGATTGTCCTAGGAGGTTATCTGGCTCTAATGACAGTGATATTCTTCTGGGCAGCGTATAAAACACATTTTTTTCCT AACCAATTTGATGTGAGACATCTCCACGAAGATCTTCATGGTCCACCTACTCATGAAGAGAGTAAAATGCTAGGAGCTGCTATATATCTTCAAGTCAGTATAATTAGTCAAGCCTTAATTTTTGTGACTCGCTCAAGGGGATGGTCCTATACAGAAAGGCCCGGTGTTTTGCTTATGATCGCTTTTGTTATAGCTCAACTG ATTGCAACTATTGTATCTGCCCTTCTCTCTTGGGAGCTAGCAGGAATCAAAGCCATAGGATGGGGTTGGACGGGAATCATTTGGGTCTACTCTATTATAACTTACTTATTTTTGGATCCTATAAAGTTTGCTGTTCGTTATGCATTAAGCGGAAGAGCTTGGAATTTGGTGGTAGACAAACAT ACTGCATTTATCAACAAAAATGACTTTGGTAGAGAAGCTCGTGAAGCTCAATGGGCTGCTGAGCAGAGAACCTTACATGGTCTCCAGTCTGCTGACATGAAAGTTGAGAAGCACACTTTCAGGGAAATAAATACACTAGCTGACGAGGCCAAGAGGCGTGCAGAAATAGCAAG GATGAGAGAGCTTCACACTCTGAAAGGAAGGGTGGAAACAATGGGCAAGCTAAAGGGTTTAGATGTGGATGCAATCAACAGTCATTACACAGTATAA
- the LOC112744412 gene encoding plasma membrane ATPase 1 isoform X1 codes for MELEAIIREQVDLENIPIEEVFENLKCTKEGLTSDQVKERLDLFGHNKLEEKKESKILKFLGFMWNPLSWVMEAAAIMAIAMAHGGGEGWDYQDFTGIVILLLVNSTISFIEENNAGNAAAALMARLAPKAKVLRDGKWSEEDASVLVPGDIISIKLGDIIPADARLLEGDPLKIDQSALTGESLPVSKHPGDGVYSGSTCKQGEIEAVVIATGVHTFFGKAAHLVENTTHVGHFQKVLQSIGNFCICSIATGMLIEIIVIYGPQQRKYRVGIDNLLVLLIGGIPIAMPTVLSVTMAIGSHKLSQQGAITKRMTAIEEMAGMDVLCSDKTGTLTLNKLTVDKNLIEVFADGVNQDMVILMAARASRLENQDAIDCAIVSMLADPKEARAGITEIHFLPFNPTDKRTALTYTDAAGKMHRVSKGAPEQILNLAHKKSEIAHRVHAIIDKFAERGLRSLAVARQEVPEGTKESLGGPWEFVGLLPLFDPPRHDSAETIRRALNLGVSVKMITGDQLAIAKETGRRLGMGSNMYPSSSLLGESKDNFASVPVDDLIENADGFAGVFPGKYNSNHRKALIQILVYFLIIYVPSEHKYEIVKRLQARKHICGMTGDGVNDAPALKIADIGIAVADATDAARSASDIVLTEPGLSVIISAVLTSRAIFQRMKNYTIYAVSITIRIVVGFMLLTCIWEFNFPPFMVLVIAILNDGTIMTISKDRVKPSPSPDSWKLSEIFATGIVLGGYLALMTVIFFWAAYKTHFFPNQFDVRHLHEDLHGPPTHEESKMLGAAIYLQVSIISQALIFVTRSRGWSYTERPGVLLMIAFVIAQLIATIVSALLSWELAGIKAIGWGWTGIIWVYSIITYLFLDPIKFAVRYALSGRAWNLVVDKHTAFINKNDFGREAREAQWAAEQRTLHGLQSADMKVEKHTFREINTLADEAKRRAEIARMRELHTLKGRVETMGKLKGLDVDAINSHYTV; via the exons GAAAGTAAAATACTCAAGTTTTTGGGGTTTATGTGGAATCCACTGTCATGGGTCATGGAAGCTGCTGCTATCATGGCCATTGCCATGGCTCATGGAGGG GGAGAAGGTTGGGATTATCAAGATTTTACGGGCATTGTTATACTGCTACTTGTAAACTCCACAATCAGTTTCATAGAAGAAAACAATGCTGGTAATGCAGCAGCAGCACTCATGGCAAGATTGGCCCCAAAAGCAAAG GTACTCCGTGATGGAAAATGGAGCGAAGAAGATGCATCGGTGTTGGTTCCTGGAGACATAATCAGCATCAAGCTAGGTGACATCATTCCTGCCGACGCACGCCTCCTTGAAGGAGATCCTTTGAAGATCGATCAG TCTGCTCTTACTGGAGAGTCACTTCCTGTTTCAAAACATCCTGGAGATGGAGTATATTCTGGTTCAACATGCAAGCAAGGAGAAATTGAAGCAGTAGTTATTGCAACTGGAGTTCACACATTCTTCGGAAAGGCGGCGCATCTTGTGGAAAACACCACACATGTTGGACATTTCCAGAAG GTTTTGCAATCTATTGGGAACTTCTGCATCTGTTCCATTGCTACTGGAATGCTCATTGAAATCATAGTGATATATGGCCCGCAGCAAAGGAAATACCGAGTTGGTATCGATAACCTCCTTGTGTTACTGATTGGCGGTATCCCTATTGCGATGCCAACTGTCCTTTCAGTTACAATGGCTATTGGTTCACACAAATTGTCTCAGCAG GGTGCTATAACAAAGAGAATGACTGCAATTGAAGAAATGGCCGGAATGGATGTTCTATGCAGTGATAAAACAGGCACATTAACTCTCAACAAGCTTACAGTGGACAAGAATCTAATTGAG GTCTTTGCTGATGGAGTTAATCAGGACATGGTTATACTTATGGCTGCAAGGGCATCAAGGCTAGAGAACCAAGATGCAATTGATTGTGCAATTGTATCTATGTTAGCAGACCCAAAGGAG GCACGAGCTGGAATAACTGAAATTCACTTCCTTCCATTCAATCCAACAGATAAAAGAACTGCACTTACATACACCGATGCTGCTGGCAAGATGCACAGGGTTAGCAAAGGTGCACCAGAGCAG ATTCTCAACCTTGCACACAAGAAGTCGGAAATTGCACATAGGGTACATGCAATTATTGACAAATTTGCCGAACGTGGCCTTCGCTCGCTGGCTGTTGCCCGCCAG GAAGTACCTGAGGGAACCAAAGAAAGTTTAGGGGGTCCGTGGGAATTTGTCGGCCTACTCCCACTATTTGATCCTCCCCGCCACGATAGCGCTGAAACGATCAGAAGAGCTCTTAATCTTGGTGTGAGTGTCAAAATGATCACTG GTGATCAGCTTGCAATTGCTAAGGAAACAGGAAGGCGTCTTGGAATGGGCTCTAACATGTATCCTTCTTCGTCACTGCTAGGAGAAAGCAAAGATAATTTTGCTTCTGTTCCTGTCGATGATCTTATAGAGAATGCAGATGGTTTTGCTGGTGTCTTTCCTGGTAAGTATAATAGCAATCACAGGAAAGCTCTAATCCAAATTCTTGTCTATTTTCTGATTATATATGTTCCCTCAGAGCACAAATATGAGATTGTAAAGAGGTTACAAGCTAGAAAGCACATTTGTGGGATGACTGGTGATGGAGTGAATGATGCACCGGCTTTGAAGATAGCCGACATAGGTATCGCTGTAGCAGATGCCACAGACGCTGCAAGAAGTGCCTCTGACATAGTTCTAACAGAACCTGGGTTGAGTGTGATCATAAGTGCTGTTTTAACTAGCCGTGCAATTTTCCAAAGAATGAAAAACTACACA aTATATGCTGTATCTATCACCATTCGTATTGTG GTTGGCTTTATGTTACTCACATGCATTTGGGAATTCAACTTTCCTCCCTTTATGGTTCTTGTCATAGCCATTCTCAACGATG GTACCATCATGACAATATCTAAAGATAGGGTTAAGCCTTCTCCAAGTCCTGATAGTTGGAAGCTGAGTGAGATTTTTGCAACTGGGATTGTCCTAGGAGGTTATCTGGCTCTAATGACAGTGATATTCTTCTGGGCAGCGTATAAAACACATTTTTTTCCT AACCAATTTGATGTGAGACATCTCCACGAAGATCTTCATGGTCCACCTACTCATGAAGAGAGTAAAATGCTAGGAGCTGCTATATATCTTCAAGTCAGTATAATTAGTCAAGCCTTAATTTTTGTGACTCGCTCAAGGGGATGGTCCTATACAGAAAGGCCCGGTGTTTTGCTTATGATCGCTTTTGTTATAGCTCAACTG ATTGCAACTATTGTATCTGCCCTTCTCTCTTGGGAGCTAGCAGGAATCAAAGCCATAGGATGGGGTTGGACGGGAATCATTTGGGTCTACTCTATTATAACTTACTTATTTTTGGATCCTATAAAGTTTGCTGTTCGTTATGCATTAAGCGGAAGAGCTTGGAATTTGGTGGTAGACAAACAT ACTGCATTTATCAACAAAAATGACTTTGGTAGAGAAGCTCGTGAAGCTCAATGGGCTGCTGAGCAGAGAACCTTACATGGTCTCCAGTCTGCTGACATGAAAGTTGAGAAGCACACTTTCAGGGAAATAAATACACTAGCTGACGAGGCCAAGAGGCGTGCAGAAATAGCAAG GATGAGAGAGCTTCACACTCTGAAAGGAAGGGTGGAAACAATGGGCAAGCTAAAGGGTTTAGATGTGGATGCAATCAACAGTCATTACACAGTATAA
- the LOC112744413 gene encoding uncharacterized protein: MSETGADLLQQLEDILESDPLIDEVGFIHPSQFDLLNEESGISGNSSDEAISQATKRTASSEGCSKQKNKNFWNKDHKLGISTSILLPLYKVAKLAFMTAFKQYKMCGDQSDEVGNCLPASSSCDDLRSILMRHSRSLLLLSCDFMTAWNCRKLVVSKEKQDSMLLDELHLSALVLSYSPKSEQAWNHRRWVIKSMSAHCSNFKDLLRKESELVEKIAERSKMNYRAWNHRCWLISYMARDQVLHELKKSRSWAAMHVADNCCFHYRSRLLLKIMEESSGSEKNVSSGYKADINQAWKDELHWNETLIRRYVGREALWLHRRFLSMYWISNFLSDSGGTSYNSKQTNRNYNYFDPFLENELCLIGSCITVEDNEFADFEAQAVYAASYMLWLKVQVPEPLGNDLRAKIRAMDLKTLLDNSNQERFSLFNHFLS, encoded by the exons ATGAGTGAAACTGGTGCTGATCTCTTGCAACAGTTGGAGGATATCCTTGAATCCGACCCTCTAAT TGATGAGGTGGGATTTATTCATCCATCTCAATTTGACTTGCTAAATGAAGAATCAGGCATTTCCGGCAATTCATCTGATGAAGCTATCTCTCAGGCAACAAAAAGGACAGCAAGCTCTGAGGGATGTTCCAAGCAAAAGAACAAAAACTTTTGGAACAAAGATCATAAATTGGGAATTTCAACTTCTATTCTTCTCCCACTATACAAAGTTGCTAAACTAGCGTTTATGACTGCATTTAAACAATACAAGATGTGTGGCGATCAATCTGATGAAGTTGGGAATTGTTTACCTGCCTCTTCATCATGCGATGATCTTCGAAGTATACTTATGAGACACAGCAGGTCACTTCTGCTGCTAAGTTGCGATTTTATGACAGCATGGAATTGCAG AAAGTTAGTAGTTTCCAAGGAGAAGCAGGACTCCATGTTGTTGGATGAACTTCATCTGTCTGCGCTCGTACTTTCATATTCACCCAAAAGTGAACAAGCTTGGAATCATAG GCGGTGGGTGATCAAGTCAATGTCCGCACATTGTTCAAATTTCAAAGATCTTTTGAGAAAAGAATCTGAGCTGGTGGAAAAAATAGCTGAG AGGTCGAAAATGAATTATCGTGCATGGAATCACCGCTGCTGGTTAATTTCGTATATGGCTAGAGATCAg GTGTTACATGAGCTGAAGAAATCAAGAAGCTGGGCTGCAATGCATGTTGCTGATAATTGTTGTTTTCATTATCGCAGT CGGCTATTGCTTAAGATTATGGAGGAATCAAGTGGTTCTGAGAAAAATGTGTCTTCTGGTTATAAGGCTGATATCAACCAGGCTTGGAAG GATGAGCTTCACTGGAATGAGACATTGATAAGACGCTATGTGGGAAGAGAG GCTCTATGGCTTCATCGTCGCTTCCTTTCCATGTACTGGATAAGTAATTTTCTTTCTGATTCTGGTGGTACATCCTACAATTCCAAGCAGACAAACAGAAATTATAACTACTTTGATCCCTTCCTGGAGAATGAATTGTGTCTCATTGGCTCCTGCATAACTGTTGAGGACAATGAATTTGCTGATTTCGAAGCGCAAGCAGTGTATGCTGCTAGTTACATGCTGTGGTTGAAAGTG CAAGTTCCTGAGCCATTGGGAAATGATCTCCGAGCGAAGATAAGAGCAATGGATCTGAAGACCTTGCTGGATAACTCAAACCAAGAGAGGTTCTCACTTTTCAATCACTTTTTAAGCTAA
- the LOC112743296 gene encoding uncharacterized protein — MQGVRQRLQLVDSHLASCAKGHLGGEEVQRLHTFLATSISSDHRQLDYHVVCVRIYLLVRTDAAVTIKVLQEATEANYGSRPSYRKVWMAKKKAITQLYGDWEESYTELPRWMLRVQSTMAGTVTVLKTSPVRFGDQVDESKVYFHHLFWTFPPCIEAFRHCKPIVSIDGTHLYGKYGGTLLLAIVQDKNSNILLIAFALVEGENAEPWSFFLSNLRQHVTPHEGILVISDRHNGIKVALEAPNGGWLPPRAFQVFCIRHVAANFSLSFKGQEARRMLVNAAYAKTEAEFDYWFDIMQTENPGTRNLLVTSLVKSTYGRLVELFMVRGQMAEAQMGTGHEFCQALVKAIERNMRNSRCFTVTLYDRYQSEYTVAETTPAGNFSIGSYRVSLMDHTCDCGYFQALHYPCCHAIACCAYWRLNWASYVHDVYRMTEVFNVYKEGFMPPIPEGLWLPYAGPTVIPYPNMRCARDGRSKSTRIRSSMDQTAPNQLKHCGLCRQPGHTHRNCDQRGHTTSRDA; from the exons ATGCAAGGAGTTCGGCAAAGGTTGCAGTTGGTTGATTCGCATCTCGCTTCGTGCGCGAAAGGGCACTTGGGAGGTGAGGAGGTACAACGGCTGCACACTTTCTTGGCCACCTCCATTTCGAGTGACCACCGACAGCTTGATTACCATGTTGTCTGTGTGAGGATCTATCTATTGGTTAGGACGGATGCTGCGGTTACGATAAAGGTCTTGCAGGAAGCAACAGAAGCCAATTATGGATCCAGGCCCAGTTACAGGAAGGTTTGGATGGCAAAGAAAAAGGCAATTACACAGTTATACGGGGATTGGGAAGAGTCGTATACCGAGTTGCCACGTTGGATGCTAAGGGTCCAGTCCACCATGGCCGGCACAGTTACAGTGTTGAAGACTTCTCCGGTTCGTTTTGGGGATCAGGTCGATGAGTCTAAAGTCTACTTTCATCATCTTTTCTGGACATTTCCACCCTGCATTGAGGCCTTTCGACATTGCAAGCCCATCGTGAGCATTGACGGTACCCACTTGTATGGCAAGTATGGTGGTACCTTGTTGCTGGCTATAGTGCAAGATAAGAACTCAAACATCTTGCTGATAGCATTTGCACTTGTGGAGGGAGAAAATGCGGAGCCATGGTCCTTTTTCTTGTCCAACCTACGACAGCATGTGACGCCACATGAAGGTATCCTTGTTATCTCCGACAGGCATAATGGCATCAAAGTTGCCCTGGAGGCACCCAATGGTGGTTGGCTACCTCCACGTGCTTTTCAAGTGTTCTGTATTCGTCATGTGGCGGCGAATTTTAGCCTGAGTTTCAAAGGTCAAGAAGCGAGAAGAATGTTGGTGAATGCTGCCTATGCAAAGACCGAAGCAGaatttgattactggtttgacaTTATGCAGACTGAGAATCCG GGGACAAGGAACCTGCTGGTAACATCGTTGGTTAAATCCACTTATGGAAGGCTTGTTGAACTATTCATGGTCCGAGGACAAATGGCTGAGGCACAAATGGGGACTGGGCATGAATTTTGTCAGGCGTTGGTGAAAGCAATAGAGCGGAACATGAGAAACTCGAGATGCTTCACTGTCACTTTATACGACAGGTACCAGTCCGAGTATACCGTGGCTGAAACCACGCCCGCTGGTAACTTCTCCATTGGTAGCTATCGAGTTTCTCTTATGGATCACACATGCGATTGTGGCTACTTTCAGGCTCTGCATTACCCATGTTGTCACGCCATAGCATGTTGCGCCTACTGGCGTCTGAATTGGGCCTCATATGTTCATGATGTGTATCGTATGACTGAGGTGTTCAACGTGTACAAGGAAGGGTTTATGCCCCCTATCCCTGAAGGACTCTGGTTGCCATATGCTGGTCCAACTGTCATTCCATACCCTAACATGAGGTGTGCAAGAGATGGACGGTCAAAGTCAACCAGAATTCGAAGTAGCATGGATCAGACAGCtccaaaccaactaaaacatTGTGGACTCTGCCGTCAGCCCGGTCATACGCACAGGAACTGTGACCAGCGAGGACATACTACTTCCAGGGACGCTTAG